The following coding sequences lie in one Oncorhynchus nerka isolate Pitt River linkage group LG14, Oner_Uvic_2.0, whole genome shotgun sequence genomic window:
- the LOC115140912 gene encoding transmembrane protein 158-like produces MLSNSPTFLLALTTVAGLLQRCHGWSDEDLLLPPINSTNRFLANLEVDVHYSKRSVEESEASSSDTSLQPLPHCNVSVQRLFPTSLVARWDSNFGFQCDVFIYTANNNGRAFFSAAINRAISPVLIEHLGVTGGQQEFRLCVGCGMSRYRRFGKSKAQQTGDPINFCCVDFSLDELNGDKSWRLNRKPIESTLVACFMTLVIIVWSVAALIWPVPIIAGFLPNGMEQRRPR; encoded by the coding sequence ATGCTGAGCAACTCCCCGACTTTTCTGCTGGCTCTGACCACCGTAGCCGGACTACTCCAGCGGTGCCACGGCTGGAGCGACGAGGACCTCCTGTTACCCCCCATCAACTCCACCAACAGATTCTTGGCCAACTTGGAGGTGGACGTGCACTACTCGAAGAGATCCGTGGAGGAGAGCGAAGCCTCCTCGTCAGACACTTCGTTACAGCCGTTGCCACATTGCAACGTCAGCGTGCAGAGACTTTTCCCCACCTCGCTGGTGGCTCGTTGGGACAGCAACTTCGGTTTCCAGTGCGATGTGTTTATATATACCGCCAATAACAATGGAAGGGCCTTTTTCTCTGCTGCTATCAACAGAGCCATCTCACCTGTTCTCATCGAACACCTCGGAGTCACCGGCGGCCAGCAGGAGTTTAGACTGTGTGTTGGATGTGGCATGTCACGATACCGGCGATTCGGCAAGTCAAAGGCTCAGCAGACGGGGGATCCCATCAATTTCTGCTGTGTTGACTTCAGCCTTGACGAACTAAATGGGGACAAAAGTTGGAGATTGAACCGTAAACCCATCGAGTCAACTCTTGTGGCTTGTTTTATGACTCTAGTGATAATAGTGTGGAGTGTTGCTGCCCTCATATGGCCGGTGCCTATTATTGCAGGATTTCTGCCCAACGGAATGGAACAGAGACGGCCGAGATAA